A single genomic interval of Suncus etruscus isolate mSunEtr1 chromosome 10, mSunEtr1.pri.cur, whole genome shotgun sequence harbors:
- the PLAG1 gene encoding zinc finger protein PLAG1, which yields MATVIPGDFSEVRETQKVGKRKRGETKPRKNFPCRLCDKAFNSVEKLKVHSYSHTGERPYQCSQQDCSKAFVSKYKLQRHMATHSPEKTHRCSYCEKMFHRKDHLKNHLHTHDPHKETFRCEECGKHYNTKLGFKRHLALHAATSGDLTCKVCLQAFASTGVLLEHLKSHAGKASGAAKEKKHPCEHCERRFYTRKDVRRHMVVHTGRKDFLCQYCAQRFGRKDHLTRHMKKSHGQELLKVKTEPVDAFLDPFPCNVALPIKDELLPVVSLPAKPFPNALQLNLYNSPFPAVPSPGAAHQMLTTLPLGVPCPLDMDTGRPPHHLAFKYPFGSTSYAISIPEKEQPLKGEIESYVMELQGGAPPAPAAQDSQASSAAAKPEPQVSPPEEGAGDPALAKSALAISDPLNTPALDFSQLFNFIPLNGPPYNPISVGSLGMSYSQEEAPSSVAQLPPQSQDLQDPASALGLGSLHSLSAAFTSSLSASTTLPRFHQAFQ from the exons ATGGCCACTGTCATTCCTGGTGACTTCTCCGAAGTGAGAGAGACCCAGAAAGTGGGGAAACGTAAGCGCGGTGAAACCAAACCCAGGAAAAACTTTCCCTGCCGGCTGTGTGACAAGGCCTTTAACAGTGTTGAGAAATTAAAGGTCCACTCGTACTCCCACACAGGGGAGAGGCCCTACCAGTGCTCGCAACAGGACTGCAGCAAGGCCTTTGTTTCTAAGTACAAATTGCAAAG GCACATGGCGACGCACTCGCCCGAGAAGACGCACCGCTGCAGCTACTGCGAGAAGATGTTCCACCGCAAGGACCACCTCAAGAACCACCTGCACACGCACGACCCGCACAAGGAGACCTTCCGCTGCGAGGAGTGCGGCAAGCACTACAACACCAAGCTGGGCTTCAAGCGCCACCTGGCCCTGCACGCGGCCACCAGCGGCGACCTCACCTGCAAGGTGTGCCTGCAGGCCTTCGCCAGCACCGGCGTGCTGCTGGAGCACCTCAAGTCGCACGCCGGCAAGGCGTCGGGCGCCGCCAAGGAGAAGAAGCACCCGTGCGAGCACTGCGAGCGCCGCTTCTACACGCGCAAGGACGTGCGGCGCCACATGGTGGTCCACACCGGCCGCAAGGACTTCCTGTGCCAGTACTGCGCCCAGCGCTTCGGCCGCAAGGACCACCTCACGCGCCACATGAAGAAGAGCCACGGCCAGGAGCTGCTCAAGGTCAAGACGGAGCCCGTGGACGCCTTCCTCGACCCCTTCCCCTGCAACGTGGCGCTGCCCATCAAGGACGAGCTGCTGCCCGTCGTGTCCCTGCCGGCCAAGCCCTTCCCCAACGCGCTGCAGCTCAACCTCTACAACAGCCCCTTCCCCGCCGTGCCCAGCCCGGGCGCGGCCCACCAGATGCTCACCACGCTGCCCCTGGGGGTGCCCTGCCCGCTGGACATGGACACCGGGCGCCCCCCCCACCACCTGGCATTCAAGTACCCCTTCGGTTCTACCTCATACGCCATCTCGATCCCCGAGAAAGAGCAGCCCCTCAAGGGGGAGATCGAGAGCTACGTGATGGAGCTCCAGGGGGGCGCGCCCCCCGCCCCGGCCGCCCAGGACTCGCAGGCCTCCTCCGCGGCGGCCAAGCCGGAGCCTCAGGTGTCGCCCCCGGAGGAGGGCGCCGGGGACCCGGCCCTGGCCAAGAGCGCCCTGGCCATCAGCGACCCGCTCAACACGCCAGCCTTGGACTTCTCGCAGCTCTTCAACTTCATCCCGTTGAACGGGCCCCCCTACAACCCCATCTCCGTCGGGAGCCTGGGGATGAGCTACTCCCAGGAAGAAGCGCCTTCCTCGGTGGCCCAGCTCCCCCCGCAGAGCCAGGATTTGCAGGACCCGGCCAGCGCCCTGGGCCTGGGCTCCCTGCACTCGCTCTCCGCGGCCTTCACGAGCAGTTTGAGCGCAAGCACCACGCTACCCCGATTCCACCAGGCCTTCCAGTGA